In one window of Denticeps clupeoides chromosome 2, fDenClu1.1, whole genome shotgun sequence DNA:
- the ngdn gene encoding neuroguidin, with protein MAAHEVDNDLVSSDLPEAVRLLNELTEQVASVTSHVRDLLKRVQDKAFQTSKGLSFLDLRYQMLLFYLQDLSHLISVKAEGGSLKANSAIHRLVTVRTVLEKMRPLDHKLKYQIDKLVRTAVTGSLAKDDPLHFRPNPENLISKLSEPEASDEEDDDDPESKPNDSSKRDPTSRRYVPPRIAPMHYDGDLTEADRQKEAADKQRRAALRSSVIQELRQQYSDAPEEIRDRSDFQTDRQSREELHRKNYEEAMMVRLNMTREERVRKRGIVGMTSQLNSITRFSDITALTGGEGQDVDHSRSKKKKLMKKNTKRKTFKKRK; from the exons ATGGCGGCGCACGAAGTGGACAAC GATTTGGTCAGTAGCGACTTGCCTGAAGCTGTGCGTCTGTTAAATGAGCTCACGGAACAA GTTGCCTCTGTAACAAGCCATGTTCGAGATCTTCTCAAACGTGTGCAGGATAAGGCCTTTCAAACCTCCAAG gGTTTGTCGTTTCTGGACCTTCGGTACCAGAtgcttctgttttatttgcaaGACTTATCCCATCTGATAAGTGTTAAAGCAGAGGGAGGGAGTTTGAAGGCCAACAGCGCCATCCACAGGCTTGTCACTGTCAGAACG GTGCTGGAGAAGATGCGTCCGCTGGATCATAAGTTGAAGTACCAGATTGACAAATTGGTCCGAACGGCTGTGACAGGAAGCCTGG CCAAAGACGACCCCCTACACTTTCGCCCAAATCCCGAGAACCTAATTAGCAAG CTCAGTGAGCCTGAAGCATcagatgaggaagatgatgacgaCCCTGAATCCAAACCAAACGACTCTAGCAAGAGGGACCCCACCAGCAGAAGATATGTTCCACCACGAATTGCCCCAATGCATTATG ACGGAGACCTGACTGAGGCAGATAGGCAAAAGGAGGCGGCGGATAAACAGCGCCGCGCTGCCCTGCGCAGCTCCGTTATCCAGGAACTTCGGCAGCAGTACAGCGATGCTCCTGAGGAAATCCGTGATCGGAGCGACTTTCAGACAGATCGCCAGAGTCGTGAGGAGCTCCACAG GAAAAATTACGAGGAGGCCATGATGGTGCGTCTGAACATGACACGGGAGGAGAGAGTACGGAAGAGAGGCATTGTGGGAATGACATCCCAGCTGAACAGCATCACACGATTCAGTGACATCACGGCACTGACAGGTGGTGAGGGACAG GATGTGGACCATTCCCGGTCCAAAAAGAAGAAGCTGATGAAGAAGAATACAAAACGGAAAA CTTTCAAAAAGCGCAAGTAG
- the csrnp1b gene encoding cysteine/serine-rich nuclear protein 1b produces the protein MSGVLKRKFQEVDEDPCYSSSPSSLSSSAYSGWDSDGESCYSDTLDSTPSNPSSPAMPCNSTMSILKKAKRPRRGNVQFDKVTVFFFPRCQGFTSVPSRGGCTLGMVQRHTAQRRYTLAEFAVEQRHLRREKLMTRMREEKLDALKQKLTKNGTLISEEADRLTLDDIPEDDIDISSVNLDDGSFLHPYASKRRHSLLKAAGIKKIDKEEKRQLHELRLSREDCGCDCQGFCEPETCGCSLAGIKCQMDHASFPCGCTKDGCGNTEGRIEFNSSRVHTHYIHTVMKLELEKRLEEHSDPRDREERARGPAAPAPPASPSFHFNSELAAAGENSCSSDMTDSSSSSGHSEDVEAGENSPLDVDEHGLTRILSFSDTDSDDCITSGASDATNTDPNNCQTRTGSSSLTHVTGFGIFSTRDSSEEKGTNTDTPDNRSSLVSEVLDENANQGNALFHCGSVPNTPSPSIDHSSYMDLSLSSESDLEFFDGFPCLGPSSLYNSLKEYEHVDNFFHFQMPSHPSLPPASDPGTCLLESLIGLSESVPEPPATFSDNQLLEEAIKLSVMESVKV, from the exons ATGAGCGGGGTTCTCAAGAGGAAGTTTCAGGAGGTGGATGAGGACCCATGCTACTCCTCCTCGCCCTCATCCCTCTCATCCTCGGCCTACTCGGGATGGGACTCAGACGGGGAGAGCTGCTACTCCGACACGCTGGACTCCACCCCCAGCAACCCAAGTTCCCCGGCCATGCCTTGTAACAGTA CAATGTCCATCCTGAAGAAAGCCAAGCGTCCACGGCGGGGCAACGTGCAGTTCGACAAGGTCACTGTCTTCTTCTTCCCCCGGTGTCAGGGCTTCACCAGCGTCCCCAGCCGGGGGGGCTGTACCCTGGGCATGGTGCAGAGGCACACGGCCCAGCGCAGGTACACGCTGGCAGAGTTTGCCGTTGAGCAGCGCCACTTGAGGCGGGAAAAACTGATGACCAGAATGAGAGAAGAGAAACTGGATGCCCTCAAGCAGAAA CTAACAAAGAACGGGACCCTAATATCGGAAGAAGCTGACAGGCTGACGCTGGACGACATCCCCGAGGATGATATCGATATCAGTAGCGTCAACCTGGACGACGGCTCCTTTCTGCACCCGTACGCGTCCAAAAGGCGCCACTCGTTGCTCAAGGCAGCCGGCATAAAGAAGATCGACAAGGAGGAGAAGCGGCAGCTGCACGAGCTGCGTCTTTCGCGGGAGGACTGCGGCTGCGACTGCCAGGGCTTCTGCGAACCCGAGACCTGCGGCTGCAGCCTGGCCGGCATCAAGTGTCAG atGGACCACGCCTCTTTCCCGTGCGGCTGCACAAAGGACGGCTGCGGGAACACGGAGGGCCGCATCGAGTTCAACTCCAGCCGGGTGCACACGCACTACATCCACACCGTCAtgaagctggagctggagaagcgGCTGGAGGAGCACTCTGACCCCCGGGACCGGGAGGAGCGAGCGCGGGGCCCGGCCgcgcccgccccgcccgcctCGCCCTCCTTCCACTTCAACTCGGAGCTGGCGGCGGCCGGGGAGAACAGCTGCAGCAGCGACATGACCGACTCGTCCAGCTCGTCCGGACACAGCGAGGACGTGGAGGCCGGCGAGAACTCGCCCCTGGATGTGGACGAGCACGGTCTGACGCGCATCCTCAGCTTCAGCGACACGGACAGTGACGACTGCATCACCAGCGGGGCTAGCGATGCCACTAACACTGACCCTAACAACTGCCAAACCAGGACAGGGTCATCATCGCTGACACATGTGACCGGGTTCGGCATCTTTAGCACGAGGGACTCCTCTGAGGAGAAGGGTACAAACACGGACACGCCAGACAACCGGTCCTCGCTGGTGTCGGAAGTGTTGGACGAAAACGCCAACCAAGGCAACGCCCTGTTCCACTGCGGCTCGGTCCCCAACACGCCCTCCCCGAGCATCGACCACTCGTCTTACATGGACCTCAGCCTGTCTTCGGAGTCCGACCTAGAGTTCTTCGATGGCTTCCCCTGCCTGGGACCCAGCTCGCTGTACAACTCCCTGAAGGAGTATGAGCACGTGGACAACTTCTTTCATTTCCAGATGCCTAGTCATCCCAGCCTTCCCCCGGCCAGCGACCCGGGCACCTGCCTCCTGGAGTCTCTGATCGGCCTGTCCGAATCCGTGCCGGAGCCTCCCGCCACCTTCTCAGACAATCAGCTGCTGGAAGAAGCCATTAAGCTGTCCGTGATGGAGTCTGTGAAGGTCTGA